The genomic segment CACTCTGGCGCCGTTATGCAAGCGCTGGCATGCATAACGGCGGGTCACGTCACATTCTCATTTTTTGTTAGAGGTTAAATTATGCCTAAGAAATAGATAAATTAGCAATATTACGCGCGATTAAATCTAAACCACGGGGAATATGTTCTATTCCCCAAGGGGCGCCATTGCGAAGAGGATCATCTCCGGTTATGTCTAAATTATTTTAAATTCTCACCACGACCGTGCGGTGCATCATAAATATTCCGTCAATGCGCGGTAATAACCTAAAGGGGCCGTGATGATGACGGTGCAAAAGCATTTCAATCTATGCAGGCAATAAGGCCAAAAAAATGAACATCGACGCGCCGATAAAAGAGGGGCGCCCCGACACCAACATGGGGTGAAACCTCGTGGCTAAGACAAAGCCAAATAGAAGTCGCTGAGCCTTAGCCGATGCCCGGCAGGGATTCTGCGTCACGTGTTGTCTTTTTCCTCCTCGGCGTGCTGTATGAACACCACTGTTAGCCAAATGGCGCGCGGGTGTGGACGATGCGTAAGAGGCCCACGCGCGAACCGCTGAAGCCAGCAGAGCAGGCGCTTAATGGCAAGCGTGGCCGTAGGCGGGCGGTACGGTCAGTGTGGCACCTATCTCTGCAAGGGACGGCGGGCGCGAAGGGATTCAGGGCTGCGGATATCGGTACAGCAAATTTTCGCGGGGGAATGAAGATACGCCGGGCGGCAAGCGTGGCGGAAGCGGTGGGCCAGGAGATACAAAGCAAAAAAGGTGTGATGCCGCTAAGCAAAACACCTTTTAAATGAGCCCGTACCGGATTCTGTGTAAATACCTTTTCTCAGAAGTGACCGTCCAGGCGGTCACTGAACTCGATAATAAAGCGGCTCATTGCCATGCGCCAGTCCCTCAAAGGCATTGTCCATTTCTGTGAGGCCGCCTGTATCGCCAGCCACACCACCTTTTTACACTGCGTCGTCGGTCGGGAACACCTTGCGCTTTTTGATGGCATGCCGGATCACTCTGTTTAACGACTCGATGGCGTTGGTCGTGTAGATCACCTTGCGGATGTCCGTTGGGTAGGCAAAGAACGTGGCCAGATTGGCCCAGTTTGCCTGCCAGCTTCGACTTATTTGCGGGTAGCGGATGTCCCAGGCACTGGAGAACGCTTCCAGCGCCTGCAAGCCGGCTTCTTCCGTAGGGGCCTGATAGATAGCTTTCAGGTCGCGGGTGACGGCCTTGTAGTCCTTCCTGGAGACGAACCGCAGGCTGTTGCGCACCATATGCACGATACACAGCTGGAGCCGCGCCTCCGGATACACCGCGTTAATAGCGTCAGGGAAACCTTTCAGCCCGTCTACGCAGGCGATAAGGATATCGTTCAGGCCGCGGTTTTTCAGCTCTGTCAGCACGTTCAGCCAGAACTTTGCGCTTTCATTTTCGGCCAGCCACATACCTAGCAACTCTTTCTGGCCTTCGATGTTGATGCCCAGCGCCAGGAACACAGATTTGTTGATGATGCGGCTGTCCTGCCGGACTTTTAGAACGATATAGTCAAGATAAATAATGGGATAGACTGCATCCAGAGGCCGGTTTTGCCATTCGACAACCTGCTCCATGACCGCATCGGTGACCTTTGAGACCAGCGCCGGCGAGACATCGGCGTCATACAGCTCTTTGAACGCGGCGGCGATCTCGCGGGTGGTCATCCCTTTAGCGTACAACGATAAAATCTGGTTATCCATCCCGGTAATCCGGGTCTGGTTCTTCTTCTTCTTCACCAGTTGCGGTTCAAAGGAACCGTCACGATCGCGCGGAGTACGCAGCGCCAGCGGGCCATCGCCAGTAGTAACGGTTTTTGTGGAATAGCCGTTGCGGGCGTTGGTCCCCGGTTTAGGCTGATTTTTATCGTAGCCGAGGTGATGGGTCATTTCGGCATTGAGAGCTGCTTCGACGCTGATTTTTTTCAGCAGCCGATCAAGATCTTCAGGGGTTTTGAGATTTTTGGCCAGTTCGTTAGCCAGAGCCTGCAACTGTTTTTCGTCCATAAACTAATCTGTTTTTGATGTTGGATTGAACATATCAAAATCAGGCAAATACACAAATTTCTAAACAGGCTCTTTTAAATCAGGGCGATATGAACTAATTAGTTCATGCCGTATTTTTTCAGTTTCTTACGCAGGGTGCCGCGGTTGATGCCCATCATCTGTGCCGCGCGGGTCTGATTGCCGCGGGTGTATTGCATCACCATGTCCAACAAAGGCTGTTCTACTTCAGCCAATACCAGCTCATACAGGTCGTTGACGCCCTGACCGTTCAATTGAGCAAAATAGTTCTTCAGTGCTTGCTTTACCGAGTCACGCAGGGGTTTTTGCGTTACCTGATCCTGAGAGTTAACGGTGGAAACGGTCAGTACGTCAGAATTTACGCGTTGTTCGAACATAGTTCTGTCTGCTCTTTTTTCTATTACGTAAGATTTGCAAAGTATGCCTCCAACGCCTCCAGCTGTTCGCTGGCATCCTCAATGGCGTTGAATGTGCGCCTAAACTGGTTGTCGGGGGCATGCGCCTGTAATGACCAGGACACGTGCTTACGAGCGATGCGGAATCCCTTGCCTGGACCATAAAAGTCGTGCAATTTCCTGACATGCTCCATCAACAAATACTTCACTTCGCCTAACGGCAGCGGCAGCAGCAGTTCCCCCGTATCCAGATAATGCTGGATTTCCCGGAAGATCCAGGGTCTTCCCTGAGCGGCGCGGCCTATCATCAGGGCATCCGCCCCGGTGTAATCCAGCACCGCTCTGGCTTTCTGCGGGTCAGTAATGTCCCCATTGGCGATAACCGAAATGGAAACACACTGCTTAACTACCCGAATACTGTCGTACTCCGCGTCGCCGTTAAACAGGCAGGCGCGAGTGCGGCCATGAATCGTGATGGCCTGTATACTACAATCTTCGGCCAATTGGGCAATTTGTACACAATTTCGGTGATCCGGCGCCCAGCCTGTGCGAATTTTCAGCGTCACCGGCACGTCGACGGCATGCACCACCGCCATCAGGATCTGCTTTATCAGATCCGGATATTGCAGCAATGCGGAGCCCGCCAATTTCCGGTTCACTTTCTTGGCTGGGCAACCCATATTGATATCAATCAGCTGCGCGCCGTTCGCCACGTTAATGACGGCGGCGGCGGCCATATCAGCAGGATTGCTACCGGCAATTTGCACCGCCCGGATACCGGGTTCATCACTATGTACCATGCGCAAACGCGACTTATCCGTTCGCCATACCTCGGGGTTCGAGGACGGCATTTCCGAAACCGTCATTCCCGCTCCCATCGCGTGACATAAGGCTCTGAACGGGCGGTCTGTCACACCGGCCATCGGAGCCGCAATCAGGCAATTAGCGAGCTGGAGGTGTCCAATACGCATAGACAAAGAGAGACCATACTGTGTCCGCAAGGGCGCGTATATTACGCATTTTTTTCATCAGATGAAAGGCCAAACTTTGAACAATACCGTGTCTGCGATCAATGATTTCGGTCTTTTACGCGCGGGTAATACACTTT from the Candidatus Sodalis pierantonius str. SOPE genome contains:
- the fis gene encoding DNA-binding transcriptional regulator Fis, whose translation is MFEQRVNSDVLTVSTVNSQDQVTQKPLRDSVKQALKNYFAQLNGQGVNDLYELVLAEVEQPLLDMVMQYTRGNQTRAAQMMGINRGTLRKKLKKYGMN
- the dusB gene encoding tRNA dihydrouridine synthase DusB, which codes for MRIGHLQLANCLIAAPMAGVTDRPFRALCHAMGAGMTVSEMPSSNPEVWRTDKSRLRMVHSDEPGIRAVQIAGSNPADMAAAAVINVANGAQLIDINMGCPAKKVNRKLAGSALLQYPDLIKQILMAVVHAVDVPVTLKIRTGWAPDHRNCVQIAQLAEDCSIQAITIHGRTRACLFNGDAEYDSIRVVKQCVSISVIANGDITDPQKARAVLDYTGADALMIGRAAQGRPWIFREIQHYLDTGELLLPLPLGEVKYLLMEHVRKLHDFYGPGKGFRIARKHVSWSLQAHAPDNQFRRTFNAIEDASEQLEALEAYFANLT